In Methanothrix sp., a genomic segment contains:
- a CDS encoding DUF11 domain-containing protein, translating to MIFAALSFSAQGGLWINKISETSICAEGEAVNYNISYGYDGIRSANNVLIEDILPNVDLISASPAPSSQSGNILQWNIGELKSGEGEPIQVSVRVRHVRNITFDESSSVSGDGFVNVRKSLSASGYEGPVLVNTAIIYENNRPVSSSTCTIAIQGELGTDLKSAEHGSGSYSEEEISNLNTTADTIILAKDISATYKPTTFHLPENRTVSFSSTWSDLTSIKNPHTGDSFAENYQYMDDLKKSGGYNNHSQDLYSSQSNFSGGIASIGYVKQEPHTPGTKATRLEISETYHGDFQTEQSLNAGSYSKYAKGTGFASSDANMGCDLRSSEHGSGSYESELQLSSNTILKSSNMVYQHNDQSVGGLNISYNNKWSEFSYVRNPSQSSEILQRISSADYIQQETLVGPSFLGTTGRFNGTEYFRGKFNGIDKAEVERMLIGNYNLDTTFAMSNVAKYLYPHLNLTKMVVANDGNYITYLINITNDGNEILSPVQVVDVLPEGTSFYSSSMQPVVQGRVVSWSFLALTIGDIQSIELIVKLDYEGADMLNRVQAVAQYGNRTILTEASSSPVVDAIPQYNTTTISDTGAWRPPSCFDLGLNLSECDGAIQRYYSGRDDNTGGCCPKITNVLW from the coding sequence ATGATTTTTGCTGCTCTATCCTTTTCTGCCCAGGGCGGCCTATGGATTAATAAGATTTCGGAGACGTCGATCTGTGCCGAGGGGGAGGCTGTCAACTACAATATAAGTTATGGTTATGATGGCATCAGGTCGGCTAATAACGTCTTGATTGAGGATATTCTGCCCAATGTGGACCTGATTAGCGCTTCGCCAGCACCCAGTTCCCAATCAGGAAACATACTTCAATGGAATATCGGAGAACTTAAATCTGGGGAAGGTGAACCTATCCAGGTCAGCGTTCGAGTACGGCATGTCAGAAATATAACCTTTGATGAAAGTTCGTCGGTAAGTGGCGATGGTTTCGTCAACGTTAGAAAGAGCCTGTCCGCTTCCGGGTATGAGGGCCCCGTCCTGGTAAATACCGCCATCATATACGAGAATAACCGGCCAGTTAGTTCTTCCACTTGTACGATAGCCATCCAGGGAGAGCTTGGAACAGATCTTAAGAGCGCAGAGCATGGCAGCGGCAGTTATAGTGAAGAGGAGATCTCTAATCTCAATACCACCGCTGATACAATTATCCTTGCCAAGGACATCTCTGCCACTTACAAGCCCACCACCTTCCATCTGCCCGAGAATAGGACGGTTAGCTTCAGCTCAACCTGGTCTGACCTGACCAGTATAAAGAATCCCCATACAGGCGACTCCTTTGCTGAGAATTATCAATATATGGATGACCTGAAAAAGAGCGGCGGCTACAATAATCATAGCCAAGACCTCTATTCATCCCAATCGAATTTTTCAGGAGGAATAGCCAGTATAGGCTACGTGAAACAAGAGCCTCACACACCGGGTACCAAAGCGACCCGTTTGGAGATCTCCGAGACTTACCACGGTGACTTCCAGACAGAGCAGTCACTCAACGCTGGAAGCTACTCAAAATACGCCAAAGGGACTGGTTTTGCGTCATCGGATGCAAATATGGGATGCGATCTGAGGTCCAGCGAGCACGGAAGCGGCAGCTATGAATCCGAATTGCAATTATCATCTAACACTATTCTTAAAAGCTCAAACATGGTCTACCAGCATAATGACCAATCAGTCGGTGGTCTCAACATCAGTTATAATAATAAGTGGAGCGAGTTCTCATATGTGAGAAATCCAAGCCAGAGCTCGGAGATACTGCAACGCATAAGCTCAGCAGATTACATTCAACAGGAGACGCTGGTAGGGCCTTCTTTCTTGGGGACGACTGGAAGGTTCAATGGAACGGAATATTTTAGGGGCAAGTTTAATGGCATTGATAAGGCAGAAGTTGAAAGAATGTTAATAGGCAACTACAACCTGGATACTACTTTCGCCATGAGCAATGTGGCCAAATACCTCTACCCTCACCTCAATTTAACCAAAATGGTCGTTGCCAACGACGGAAACTACATTACATATTTGATCAACATCACTAATGATGGAAACGAGATTCTGTCTCCGGTACAAGTCGTCGATGTGCTGCCAGAAGGCACTTCATTCTACAGCTCCAGCATGCAGCCAGTTGTACAGGGCCGGGTAGTGAGCTGGTCATTCCTGGCCCTTACTATAGGCGACATACAGAGCATAGAGTTGATAGTCAAGCTCGATTATGAAGGCGCAGATATGTTGAACAGGGTTCAAGCCGTGGCCCAATACGGGAACCGTACCATACTGACTGAGGCCTCCTCTTCCCCCGTGGTTGATGCCATCCCGCAATATAATACCACCACCATCTCCGATACAGGTGCATGGAGACCCCCGTCATGCTTTGATTTGGGGCTAAACCTCAGCGAATGTGATGGTGCAATCCAGCGATATTACAGTGGCAGGGACGACAATACCGGCGGGTGTTGCCCCAAGATAACTAATGTTTTATGGTAA
- a CDS encoding PQQ-binding-like beta-propeller repeat protein — protein MKNICEILGFGLALLLVTTATAFGDARVPEPSGGEAFGDWPQFHLDPEHTGASTSTDSRTNQMAWVSEEIGAVEGASVSVAEGRIYVNCNHQFVCLDQLSGDVLWNATFEPNPYGSWSTPAYNEGRVFFSNWGTSCHDAANGSEIWRFVPPTNLSAVNGGPVVAGGRVIVSDWDGQHYYCLDEKTGDELWNFSVGSAYAQSTPAVSGNRVVLGGWEWNSGIGGEIYCLNLNDGTEIWNISTDNHPCGSAAISDERVYMTTYNFYGDGDLYALSLENGSILWNKTVQRTDSTPVLAGGKVYLSGGCDGFSDLQTYCFDAANGELVWVTDVAERLGDWRCSLAHAGDLVFVGRADYDSFVGTYALNATTGEQVWSYPAGGSSPVVADGMVFTAGRGRVYAFSLANLDIISSDEMGGN, from the coding sequence ATGAAGAATATTTGCGAAATATTGGGTTTCGGCCTTGCTCTGCTGCTCGTCACGACGGCTACGGCCTTTGGGGATGCCCGAGTGCCTGAGCCGAGCGGGGGAGAAGCCTTTGGAGACTGGCCTCAGTTCCACCTCGATCCCGAGCATACAGGCGCCTCTACATCGACGGATTCCAGGACTAACCAGATGGCATGGGTTAGCGAGGAGATAGGTGCCGTGGAAGGGGCGTCTGTATCGGTGGCCGAGGGGCGGATCTACGTCAACTGCAACCACCAGTTCGTCTGCCTGGACCAGCTCTCTGGGGATGTACTCTGGAATGCGACCTTCGAGCCGAACCCCTACGGATCGTGGTCCACTCCTGCGTACAATGAAGGCAGGGTCTTCTTCTCCAACTGGGGAACCTCATGCCATGATGCCGCAAACGGAAGTGAAATCTGGAGATTTGTTCCGCCCACGAACCTGTCAGCGGTCAATGGCGGTCCGGTTGTAGCCGGGGGTAGAGTAATCGTCAGCGACTGGGACGGTCAGCATTACTACTGTCTTGATGAAAAGACGGGAGACGAGCTGTGGAACTTCTCCGTAGGAAGCGCTTATGCTCAATCCACACCAGCTGTTTCAGGCAACAGGGTCGTCCTCGGGGGTTGGGAATGGAACAGCGGTATAGGAGGGGAGATCTACTGCCTGAACCTGAACGATGGAACGGAGATCTGGAACATCTCCACAGATAACCATCCTTGCGGGTCTGCAGCGATCTCCGATGAGCGGGTTTATATGACAACCTACAACTTCTACGGCGATGGGGACCTGTATGCTCTCTCCCTTGAGAACGGCTCAATCCTCTGGAACAAGACGGTCCAGCGGACGGACTCGACGCCGGTCCTGGCAGGAGGGAAGGTCTATCTCTCCGGCGGATGCGACGGTTTCAGCGACCTTCAGACCTACTGCTTTGATGCCGCCAATGGCGAGCTCGTCTGGGTGACGGATGTGGCCGAGAGGCTCGGCGATTGGAGGTGCTCCCTGGCTCATGCCGGAGATCTGGTCTTCGTCGGCAGGGCGGACTATGATAGTTTCGTCGGGACTTATGCCCTCAATGCCACCACCGGCGAGCAGGTCTGGAGCTATCCGGCAGGTGGCTCTTCTCCAGTGGTGGCGGACGGGATGGTCTTCACCGCTGGCCGCGGCAGGGTATATGCCTTCAGCCTGGCAAATCTTGATATCATTTCTTCAGACGAGATGGGAGGCAACTAG
- a CDS encoding PKD domain-containing protein, giving the protein MREKSPIVLFWSMALILASLATSVAAAEVTLEGGINGSLGDDVSSGVARAIDYVLSCQNDDGGFGNGIGKPSDQRETSEAAMALALAGGLDRATKGDVLGYLAANPPSTNLSNYAGNLGRYMMGVVAAGGNPYDLGGVNYVELLKTEARKGNNSNLFSQALVPLGLAAAGEPNCVEAQQGIAFLMEKQGANGNWFGIDTTSLVILALIASGEDPSSESVQRAVSWLESVQNEDGGFPADGGSTQPSNSNSENLAIMAIYAIGDDPSTWVKNGQTPIDHLISLQQENGQINWTSSNAGYMPMQSTAWGVIALSKQWLPTAIYGDTTTAPVADFSANVTRGVAPLAVEFTDVSTNTPTSWAWDFDNDGSVDSTEQNPSYTYSTAGTYTVNLTATNSAGSDSEIKTGYITVGLQVLYDETVNLTSGQTFDFTAKDGTVYTDLPIETDLGALQSTGLDFVANDEWYDLYGSFFLESIEGVENAADWSYSWAIYINDVYASVGLSQNTLEDGDNVKFYYLPYDPVSYEALIDQALYLVDIDVDITSAPVANFTANVTSGVDPLTVQFTDLSTNAPTSWAWDFENDGTVDSTEQNPIYTYSTAGTYTVNLTVSNAGGSDEEIKTDYITVGLQVLYDETVNLTSGQTFDFTAKDGTVYTDLPIETDLGALQSTGLDFVANDEWYDLYGSFFLESIEGVENAADWSYSWAIYINDVYASVGLSQNTLEDGDNVKFYYLPYDPVSYEALIDQALYLVDIDVDITSAPVANFTANVTSGVDPLTVQFTDLSTNAPTSWAWDFENDGTVDSTEQNPIYTYSSAGTYTVKLVVSNSGGSDDEIKTDYITVGLQVLYDDMVNLTSGQTFDFTAKDGTVYTDLPIETDLGALQSTGLDFVANDEWYDLYGSFFLESIEGVENAADWSYSWATYINDVYASVGLSQNTLEDGDNVKFYYLPYEPGTNAPLIEQALYLVDIDVDITSAPVANFAANVTSGVDPLTVQFTDLSTNSPTSWAWDFENDGSVDSTEQNPIYTYSSAGTYTVKLVVSNSGGSDDEIKTDYITVGLQVLYDDTVNLTSGQTFDFTAKDGTVYTDLPIESDLGALQSTGLDFVANDEWYDLYGSFFLESIEGVENAADWSYSWAIYINDVYASVGLSQNTLEDGDNVKFYYLPYDPVSYEALIDQALYLVDIDVDITSAPVANFTANVTSGVAPLTVQFTDLSTNSPTSWAWDFENDGIVDSTQQNPSYTYSTAGTYTVNLTVGNAGGSDEEIKTDYITVSTPVSAPVANFSATPTSGGAPLTVQFTDLSTNSPTSWAWDFENDGTVDSTEQNPSYTYSTAGTYTVKLTASNAGGSDDEIKSAYVTAINLKIYSTAYENTNLGAPDPAIAASSSAFVAWASTVVDYSPANQTNNFKDPSNALGPVTGSNTHIVSLGDLTQEQINAGELPGSLTLGFDVIITNGAGPDFAAFENGFGSQTSIFAELGYVEVSTDGVTFARFPSVSLTPGRVGGYGTIDPTGVYNLVGKHAFKYGTPFDLSDLADDPAVVSGAVDLNNINYVRIVDIPGSGDFKDSEGRPIYDAWVTFGSGGVDFDALGVINAVPKVAKIEVSKTANVTEACLGDIIGYSILVNNTGNVALNNVTAYDNLTDHQESIGSLAPGQSFSFNQSYQVTELDLCKPLVNNITVNGTSTTGVEVESSSLKTVEMVSNPAISVSKTANVTQAEVGDVVGYTILVNNTGDVSLNNVKAYDNLTGQTENIGTLAAGTSYSFSLTRQVAAEDAGKVVVNNVTANGTSPCGDLVEGYGTVSVTVEKEVVSNPAIAVNKRANVTEAGIGDVVSYKIWVNNTGDVVLNSVTAYDNLTDHQESIGSLAPGQSFSFEQTYKVAENDLCKPLVNNVTASGTTTSSATVESFDIETVEMVSNPAISVSKTANVTEAKVGDFVGYKIWVNNTGDVSLTSVTAHDDLTGQTKNIGTLAAGESYSFSLTRQVPSGDSGKVIVNKVTVTGMSPCGALAEGYGTASVAVERVSPATPAISVNKMANVTEAGLGDVVGYKIWVNNTGGVALNSVMVSDSLTGYRKNIGSLAPGQTFSFEQTYKVKEKDLCKPLVNKASATGRATAGVRVESSSTKTVDMISHPAITVTKVASMTSASVGDVVRYTVWVNNTGDVSLKNVRAYDNLTGQTKNIGTLAAGESYSFSLSRKVPSSDSGKVVVNKVTAKGMTPCSSQIEGYGTASVTIGQVSPPAIAVTKMANVTEAGLGDVIGYKIWVNNTGGVALNSVMVSDSLTGYRKNIGSLAPGQTFSFEQTYKVKEKDLCKPLVNKASATGRAAAGVRVESSSTKTVDMISHPAITVTKVASMTSASVGDVVRYTIWVNNTGDVSLKNVRAYDNLTGQTKSIGTLSPGKSYSFSLSRKVPSGDSGKVVVNKVTAKGMTPCSSQIEGYGTASVTIGQVSRSAMAANKTANVTEAGLGDVVGNMTGMNNTLNNTVNNTLNNSVNNTGASGTINSAILTNSSENTSTISAPAVPEVPENPVDAKTTKDNETSTLPGVLPENNGTTRLDFGNGIQVYVVQEKDHLLSSYATIIPNDGLANESSQGSIEQSSSPASDKVNATENSTTLNAGNESAMLKNEADTLLAQTNSTSESLANQSTPTSTISAANITTSLPAVQPPAISPTMNRTMNSSINTSNWHNLHNKDPVIHWARSEK; this is encoded by the coding sequence TTGAGAGAAAAAAGTCCTATTGTGCTCTTCTGGAGCATGGCATTGATATTGGCGAGTCTGGCGACATCGGTTGCGGCTGCAGAGGTGACGCTCGAGGGTGGGATCAACGGGTCTTTGGGCGATGATGTATCATCCGGCGTAGCCAGAGCCATCGATTATGTGCTCTCCTGCCAGAATGACGACGGGGGCTTTGGCAACGGCATCGGTAAGCCCAGCGACCAGAGGGAGACCTCAGAGGCTGCTATGGCTCTGGCCCTGGCTGGCGGCCTCGACAGGGCGACAAAGGGCGACGTTTTAGGCTATCTCGCCGCAAATCCGCCCTCGACCAACCTTTCCAACTATGCAGGCAACCTTGGCCGGTACATGATGGGCGTCGTTGCCGCGGGCGGTAACCCCTATGACCTCGGCGGCGTGAACTACGTCGAGCTGCTCAAGACCGAGGCGAGGAAGGGCAATAACTCGAACCTCTTTTCCCAAGCCCTGGTGCCATTGGGCCTGGCCGCTGCGGGAGAGCCCAATTGCGTCGAGGCCCAGCAGGGCATAGCCTTCCTGATGGAGAAGCAGGGGGCAAACGGCAACTGGTTCGGCATCGACACCACAAGTCTTGTGATCCTAGCCTTGATCGCCTCTGGCGAAGATCCGTCCTCTGAGTCCGTACAGAGGGCGGTCTCCTGGCTTGAGTCGGTCCAGAACGAAGATGGAGGCTTCCCGGCCGACGGGGGGAGCACACAACCCTCCAACTCCAACAGCGAGAACCTGGCCATCATGGCCATCTACGCCATTGGCGACGACCCGTCGACATGGGTCAAGAACGGCCAAACGCCCATCGACCATCTCATAAGCCTCCAGCAGGAAAATGGTCAGATCAATTGGACATCGAGCAATGCGGGCTATATGCCGATGCAGAGCACTGCCTGGGGAGTCATAGCTCTCTCGAAGCAATGGCTCCCCACGGCCATCTACGGTGATACCACTACTGCCCCGGTGGCGGACTTCTCCGCTAACGTGACGCGTGGAGTGGCCCCGTTGGCTGTAGAGTTCACGGATGTGTCGACCAACACCCCAACCTCCTGGGCCTGGGACTTCGATAACGATGGTAGCGTGGACTCGACCGAACAGAACCCGAGCTACACCTACTCAACCGCCGGAACCTACACCGTCAACCTGACGGCGACCAACAGTGCCGGTAGCGACTCTGAGATCAAGACCGGCTACATCACAGTGGGGCTGCAGGTCCTGTACGACGAGACGGTGAACCTGACCTCCGGTCAGACCTTCGACTTCACCGCCAAGGACGGAACGGTCTACACTGACCTTCCCATCGAGACCGATCTGGGAGCCTTGCAGAGTACTGGCCTCGACTTCGTGGCCAACGACGAATGGTATGACCTCTACGGTTCTTTCTTCCTGGAGTCGATTGAAGGCGTGGAGAACGCTGCCGACTGGTCCTACTCCTGGGCCATCTACATCAATGATGTCTATGCCTCCGTTGGTCTATCCCAGAACACCCTGGAGGACGGGGACAACGTAAAGTTCTACTACCTCCCCTACGACCCGGTGAGCTATGAAGCGCTGATTGACCAGGCACTCTACCTGGTTGACATAGACGTGGACATCACCTCCGCCCCGGTGGCGAACTTCACCGCTAATGTGACCAGCGGAGTTGACCCGTTGACAGTTCAGTTCACAGACCTCTCGACCAACGCCCCCACCTCCTGGGCCTGGGACTTTGAGAACGACGGCACAGTGGACTCGACTGAGCAGAACCCAATCTACACCTACTCCACCGCTGGAACATACACCGTCAACCTGACTGTGAGCAACGCCGGCGGCTCGGACGAAGAGATAAAGACCGACTACATCACAGTGGGGCTGCAGGTCCTGTACGACGAGACGGTGAACCTGACCTCCGGTCAGACCTTCGACTTCACCGCCAAGGACGGAACGGTCTACACTGACCTTCCCATCGAGACCGATCTGGGAGCCTTGCAGAGTACTGGCCTCGACTTCGTGGCCAACGACGAATGGTATGACCTCTACGGTTCTTTCTTCCTGGAGTCGATTGAAGGCGTGGAGAACGCTGCCGACTGGTCCTACTCCTGGGCCATCTACATCAACGATGTCTATGCCTCCGTTGGTCTATCCCAGAACACCCTGGAGGACGGGGACAACGTAAAGTTCTACTACCTCCCCTACGACCCGGTGAGCTACGAAGCGCTGATTGACCAGGCACTCTACCTGGTTGACATAGACGTGGACATCACCTCCGCCCCGGTGGCGAACTTCACCGCTAATGTGACCAGCGGAGTTGACCCGTTGACAGTTCAGTTCACAGACCTCTCGACCAACGCCCCCACCTCCTGGGCCTGGGACTTCGAGAATGATGGTACAGTGGACTCAACAGAGCAGAACCCGATCTACACCTACTCCAGTGCTGGAACATACACTGTGAAGCTGGTGGTAAGCAATTCTGGCGGCTCGGATGACGAGATAAAGACCGACTACATCACAGTGGGGCTGCAGGTCCTGTACGACGACATGGTGAACCTGACCTCCGGTCAGACCTTCGACTTCACCGCCAAGGACGGAACGGTCTACACTGACCTTCCCATCGAGACCGATCTGGGAGCCTTGCAGAGTACTGGCCTCGACTTCGTGGCCAACGACGAATGGTATGACCTCTACGGTTCTTTCTTCCTGGAGTCGATTGAAGGCGTGGAGAACGCTGCCGACTGGTCCTACTCCTGGGCCACCTACATCAACGATGTCTATGCCTCCGTTGGTCTATCCCAGAACACCCTGGAGGATGGGGACAACGTAAAGTTCTACTACCTCCCCTACGAACCAGGAACCAACGCACCGTTGATTGAGCAGGCACTCTACCTGGTTGACATAGACGTGGACATCACCTCCGCCCCGGTGGCAAACTTCGCCGCTAATGTGACCAGCGGAGTTGACCCGTTGACAGTTCAGTTCACAGACCTCTCGACCAACTCCCCCACCTCCTGGGCCTGGGACTTCGAGAATGATGGTAGCGTGGACTCGACAGAGCAGAACCCGATCTACACCTACTCCAGTGCTGGAACATACACTGTGAAGCTGGTGGTAAGCAATTCTGGCGGCTCGGATGACGAGATAAAGACCGACTACATCACAGTGGGGCTGCAGGTCCTGTACGACGACACGGTGAACCTGACCTCCGGTCAGACCTTCGACTTCACCGCCAAGGACGGAACGGTCTACACTGACCTTCCCATCGAGAGTGATCTGGGAGCCTTGCAGAGTACTGGCCTCGACTTCGTGGCCAACGACGAATGGTATGACCTCTACGGTTCTTTCTTCCTGGAGTCGATTGAAGGCGTGGAGAACGCTGCCGACTGGTCCTACTCCTGGGCCATCTACATCAACGATGTCTATGCCTCCGTTGGTCTATCCCAGAACACCCTGGAGGACGGGGACAACGTAAAGTTCTACTACCTGCCCTACGACCCGGTGAGCTATGAAGCGCTGATTGACCAGGCACTCTACCTGGTTGACATAGACGTGGACATCACCTCCGCCCCGGTGGCGAACTTCACCGCTAATGTGACCAGCGGAGTCGCCCCGCTCACCGTTCAGTTCACCGACCTCTCGACGAACTCCCCGACCTCTTGGGCCTGGGACTTCGAGAATGATGGTATCGTGGACTCAACCCAACAGAACCCGAGCTACACCTACTCCACCGCTGGAACATACACCGTCAACCTGACTGTGGGCAACGCCGGCGGCTCGGACGAAGAGATAAAGACCGACTACATCACGGTCAGCACGCCGGTGAGCGCTCCGGTGGCGAACTTCTCCGCTACCCCCACGAGCGGCGGCGCTCCCCTAACAGTGCAGTTCACCGACCTGTCGACGAACTCTCCGACCTCCTGGGCCTGGGACTTTGAGAACGACGGCACAGTGGACTCGACTGAGCAGAACCCAAGCTACACCTACTCCACCGCTGGAACATACACCGTCAAGCTGACTGCGAGCAACGCCGGTGGTTCGGACGATGAGATCAAGAGCGCGTACGTGACCGCCATCAACCTCAAGATCTACTCGACCGCGTATGAGAACACCAACCTCGGCGCTCCGGATCCCGCAATAGCAGCAAGCAGCTCCGCCTTTGTGGCTTGGGCATCCACTGTGGTGGACTACAGCCCGGCCAACCAGACGAACAACTTCAAGGACCCCTCCAATGCCCTCGGCCCGGTGACCGGTAGCAACACGCACATCGTAAGCCTGGGCGACCTGACTCAGGAGCAGATCAACGCCGGCGAGCTTCCCGGCTCGTTGACCCTGGGCTTCGACGTGATCATAACCAACGGCGCCGGTCCGGACTTCGCGGCCTTCGAGAACGGGTTCGGTAGTCAGACCTCCATATTCGCTGAGCTAGGGTATGTGGAGGTGTCCACCGATGGGGTGACCTTCGCCCGCTTCCCGAGCGTATCGCTTACCCCCGGACGGGTGGGAGGCTATGGGACCATCGATCCCACCGGCGTGTACAACCTGGTGGGCAAGCATGCCTTTAAATACGGCACACCGTTCGACCTGAGCGACCTTGCTGATGACCCGGCGGTGGTCAGCGGGGCCGTGGACCTGAACAACATCAACTATGTACGCATCGTGGATATCCCGGGCAGCGGGGACTTCAAGGATTCCGAAGGCCGCCCGATATACGATGCGTGGGTCACATTCGGCTCCGGCGGAGTGGACTTTGATGCCCTGGGAGTGATCAACGCAGTCCCGAAAGTAGCGAAAATCGAGGTCAGCAAGACGGCCAATGTTACCGAGGCCTGCTTAGGAGATATCATAGGCTACAGCATCCTGGTGAACAACACCGGCAATGTCGCTCTAAACAACGTCACAGCCTACGATAACCTCACAGATCACCAGGAGAGCATCGGCTCTCTTGCTCCCGGCCAGAGCTTCAGCTTTAACCAGAGCTATCAGGTTACCGAATTGGACCTCTGCAAGCCTCTGGTCAACAACATTACAGTCAACGGCACCTCCACGACAGGAGTAGAGGTCGAGAGCTCAAGCCTCAAGACCGTCGAGATGGTATCCAATCCGGCGATCTCTGTGAGCAAGACGGCCAATGTTACCCAGGCCGAGGTCGGGGATGTTGTAGGCTACACCATCCTGGTGAACAACACCGGCGATGTATCTCTAAATAACGTCAAAGCCTACGACAACCTGACCGGCCAGACAGAGAATATAGGGACTCTGGCGGCCGGCACGAGCTACAGCTTCAGCCTAACCCGCCAGGTGGCCGCGGAGGATGCGGGCAAGGTCGTTGTAAATAATGTAACCGCCAACGGTACCAGCCCCTGCGGCGACCTGGTTGAGGGCTACGGTACTGTGTCTGTCACCGTCGAGAAAGAGGTGGTATCTAATCCTGCAATCGCCGTAAACAAGAGGGCTAACGTGACTGAAGCAGGAATAGGTGATGTTGTGAGCTACAAGATCTGGGTGAACAACACCGGCGATGTCGTTCTAAACAGCGTCACCGCCTACGACAACCTCACAGATCACCAGGAGAGCATCGGCTCTCTTGCTCCCGGCCAGAGCTTCAGCTTCGAGCAGACCTATAAAGTTGCAGAGAACGACCTCTGCAAGCCTCTGGTCAACAACGTGACAGCCAGCGGCACCACCACGTCTAGCGCAACGGTCGAAAGCTTCGACATCGAGACCGTCGAGATGGTATCCAATCCGGCGATCTCGGTGAGCAAGACTGCCAATGTTACTGAGGCAAAGGTTGGAGACTTTGTGGGCTACAAGATCTGGGTGAACAACACCGGCGATGTCTCTCTGACCAGCGTCACGGCCCATGACGACCTGACCGGCCAGACAAAAAATATTGGGACCCTGGCGGCTGGCGAGAGCTACAGCTTCAGCCTAACCCGCCAGGTGCCTTCGGGCGATTCGGGCAAGGTCATCGTAAATAAAGTTACAGTCACAGGCATGAGCCCCTGTGGCGCCCTGGCTGAGGGCTATGGTACTGCGTCTGTTGCAGTTGAGAGGGTATCTCCTGCAACTCCTGCAATCTCTGTAAACAAGATGGCCAACGTGACTGAAGCAGGATTAGGCGACGTTGTGGGCTATAAGATCTGGGTGAACAACACCGGTGGTGTCGCTCTGAATAGCGTCATGGTCTCCGATAGCCTCACAGGTTACCGGAAGAACATAGGTTCTCTCGCTCCCGGCCAGACCTTCAGCTTCGAGCAGACCTATAAAGTTAAAGAGAAAGACCTCTGCAAGCCTCTGGTCAACAAAGCGAGTGCAACCGGCAGAGCCACGGCGGGCGTAAGGGTCGAGAGCTCCAGCACCAAGACAGTCGATATGATATCTCACCCTGCGATCACAGTGACCAAGGTTGCGAGCATGACCTCGGCCAGTGTCGGCGATGTTGTCCGTTATACCGTCTGGGTGAACAACACGGGCGACGTCTCTTTGAAGAACGTCAGAGCTTACGATAACCTGACCGGCCAGACAAAAAATATTGGGACCCTGGCGGCTGGCGAGAGCTACAGCTTCAGCCTATCCCGCAAGGTGCCTTCGAGCGATTCGGGCAAGGTAGTGGTAAATAAAGTTACAGCCAAAGGCATGACCCCCTGCAGCTCTCAGATTGAGGGCTATGGTACTGCGTCAGTTACCATCGGGCAGGTATCTCCTCCTGCCATTGCCGTAACCAAGATGGCCAACGTGACTGAGGCCGGCTTAGGAGATGTCATCGGCTATAAGATCTGGGTGAACAACACCGGTGGTGTCGCTCTGAATAGCGTCATGGTCTCCGATAGCCTCACAGGTTACCGGAAGAACATAGGTTCTCTCGCTCCCGGCCAGACCTTCAGCTTCGAGCAGACCTATAAAGTTAAAGAGAAAGACCTCTGCAAGCCTCTGGTCAACAAAGCGAGTGCAACCGGCAGAGCCGCGGCGGGCGTAAGGGTCGAGAGCTCCAGCACCAAGACAGTCGATATGATATCTCACCCTGCGATCACAGTGACCAAGGTTGCGAGCATGACCTCGGCCAGTGTCGGCGATGTTGTCCGTTATACCATCTGGGTGAACAACACGGGCGACGTCTCTTTGAAGAACGTCAGAGCTTACGATAACCTGACCGGCCAGACAAAGAGTATAGGAACTCTGTCACCCGGCAAGAGCTACAGCTTCAGCCTATCCCGCAAGGTGCCCTCGGGCGATTCGGGCAAGGTAGTGGTAAATAAAGTTACAGCCAAAGGCATGACCCCCTGCAGCTCTCAGATTGAGGGCTATGGTACTGCGTCAGTTACCATCGGGCAGGTATCTCGTTCTGCAATGGCAGCAAACAAGACGGCTAACGTGACTGAAGCAGGATTAGGCGATGTTGTGGGCAACATGACTGGGATGAACAACACCTTGAACAACACTGTGAACAACACCTTGAACAACAGCGTGAACAATACTGGCGCATCAGGTACGATCAACAGTGCGATATTAACCAATTCCAGCGAGAACACAAGCACAATCTCGGCGCCAGCCGTGCCAGAAGTGCCCGAGAACCCTGTAGATGCAAAGACGACAAAAGACAATGAGACCTCAACTCTGCCAGGAGTCTTGCCCGAGAACAATGGCACAACAAGGCTCGATTTCGGAAATGGCATCCAGGTTTATGTGGTTCAAGAGAAAGATCACCTATTGAGCAGCTATGCAACCATAATCCCGAACGACGGGCTGGCAAATGAATCCAGCCAGGGATCGATCGAGCAGAGTTCATCTCCAGCTTCGGATAAGGTCAATGCTACAGAAAATAGTACAACACTCAACGCAGGGAATGAATCAGCTATGCTGAAAAACGAGGCCGATACATTGCTGGCGCAAACGAATTCTACATCTGAGTCCCTGGCTAATCAATCGACTCCTACGTCTACAATTAGTGCAGCAAACATAACCACATCATTGCCTGCGGTTCAACCGCCAGCTATTTCACCAACCATGAACCGCACCATGAACAGCAGCATTAACACCTCGAACTGGCATAACCTGCACAACAAAGATCCAGTGATTCATTGGGCTCGTTCAGAGAAATGA